The genomic window CTAGGAATACAACAAAAATCCCAAATTGAGAGAATTTTATAGCTCTTTATAGGATTTTATAGGTTTGTAGTAACGGTTTGGTGTCTTGTATTAAAGCTTTGATTGGTACATCGTTTTTAAGATTGATTCATTTTTCACTCATTGACTTATTCAATTTTTTTAAGTATTGTTCTTTTTAGCACCACCATGGGAACTCGACTCATGGCTGAACCTTTGCGTTAGCATCGAGTCCGGTGCTTGAAAATTCTTTATAAGCGTTGTTATTCTTATAATCTCCGTTACTCTTGAACATTGTTTTTGAAACTAATTCACTCTTTCTATTGTTTAATGTTTTTGCGCTAATATTGTCAAAGCATGGGTTAGAGAATAATTTTCTAACCCACACTAAAAACACTTTAAGTGTGCCAATAGACCCTGACACATAAGACGCAAGGGCTTGTGTATGGTCAAGGTGAGGCTTTTTAATGCTTTTCATTCCTTACTCCTTGTGTTTAATTTTTTATGTTAAAGTTTCAAAATACATTAGCTTTATCAAGCATGTCTAGCACTCAGCTCATAACTGATATTCAATCGCTATTCTGAGATTTTGCTAATGTTTTTCTATGGGCTACACTATCCTTATAATTTCGTTTTATGCTTCGTTTTTAGTATTAATTCATACTTTTTTGCGTTGGCTTGTTCTAGCGGGCTTAAATTAGTAGGTTTTGGTGTGGTTTCGTTTAAATTTTCGGTATTTTTTAATAAATCCTCTTGACTATTTAGCGGTTTTGGTGTAATATTTTCTGTAGCACCACCATGGGAACTCAACCCATGGTACACCTTCGCATCAGCGTCGAGTGAGGTGCTTGAAAATTCTTTATAAACTTCATTATTTTTATAATTCCCATTGTTCTTATACATTGTTTTTAAAGCTAATTCATTTTTCTTATTGATCGCTTGCTCCACGACTACCGCATAGCCATTAACTTGTTTAAACGCCGTTATAGCTTCTTCTCCGTGTTTGTCTAAAGTCCTAAGGATTGCATCAGCGTTATTAACGATATATCTATAATTCGCTATGTCTTCGTAAGTAATAGGGATTTCTCCATTTCTAACATTAACAGAATTAACGCCATGCCTTTTGAGTATGTGAGCGATAGCATCATGATCTAAACTCGCTCTTATGTTTTCAGGGTGTCTAAAGTTAGCGTCAGCTAAAAGTTCCACTTCTTTGTTAGAGGCTTTTTCTATAATCATTTTCTTGTTGTTTTTGTGTAGAAATTCAACAATTTCAGGGTTTAGGTTATTCGTTCCAAAAGTGATCGCATCTCTCCCGCTTGTAGGGATTTCTGCGTTATTCAATAACTCTTTGATTTGCTCGTTAGTGAGTTTTTCATTAGAAAAATCAAACGCTTTTTCTTTGATTTCTTCGCTAGCTTGTTTAACGCCGTTGTTAAGCTCTTCAATGATTTTAAGCGTGTTGTTGCTAAAGTGTGATTTTTGCGCGCTTAATTCTAAATTCTTACTAGGTTTTTAGCGAGCGGATACTAAAAAGCTTTTTTTAAGAGCGCAGTTGTTGTAAGGCTTCTTTAATCGCTACTTCTATGCTGAGATTGGGTTTTAGGGTTTTTAAGACTTGGTTGATTTCGGTGCTTTTAAAGCCCAAACTCTCTAGGGCTAAAAAGACTTCATTGCGTGCGGGTCTGTTTTCATCTTGAATGAAAAAGCCAATCAAATCCACCATGATCTTATCAGCGAGCTTTTTGCCTATACCTGGGACTTGCTGGAGTCTTTTGACTTCTTTGGTGGCGATAATGTTTTCAAATTCATTCGGCGAAAAGCTTGAAAGAATGGCTAAAGCGATACGCCCCCCTACCCCATTGATTTTTAAAAGCCTTTCAAAAAGGATTTTTTCGCTCTCTTCTAAAAACCCGTATAAAAGATGCGCATCTTCTTTAATCACTTGTAAGATTTTCAAACGCGCTTTTTGGCCCGCTTGAAGCAAGGCAGCCGTTCGCATAGAAACTTGCACCCCATAAACAACCCCTTGCACTTCTATATGCGCTTCTAAAGCGGAGATTTTTTCCACAACCCCTATCAAACCCACTATCATTTTATCCCTTTTTTTATCTCTTGCTTTAGCCTTTTATAGCGCTTTTAGGGATTTTTTTGATTTTATGGTCTTCATAGATCACATCCACGCTTTCATTATGGCTTAACATGGCGGTTGAATTGCTCACTTTAGGGTAATTGCGATGGTAAATCACGATATTTTCTTGCTTGAAAGGGTTTTTAGTCGTAATGCTTGCATGCTGGAAGCTGTTTTCTATGCTGATGAGTTTAGCGTAACATTCGTTATTGATTTTTTGCAATTCTAACATTTGAGCTTTTAAGATTTTCAAACGCTTTAAAGCAAACATAAACTCGCTATAAGCGTCTTTCACGCTTTCTTGCTGTATTAAAGAGCGTTTGATTTCTTCAGTGGCGTTTTTAAGCTTTTCCATGATGGCTTGATGGTTTTTGACTAAATGGTTTAAGGACTGGTGCTGAGCGATGATTTTTTTGGATTTTAACCCTAACGCATTGAGTTTTTGTTTGGCGATCTTTAATTCTTCTTGGTTTTCTCGCCCCCCAAAAGCGTAAAAAATAAAGCGGTTGCCATTACCATCCACCTCATCAATCCAACATTGCTTGGAAAAATACAGCTTGTTATCGCTTTTGAGCTTTTCTAAAGCGATTTCTTTCGCATAAACCACGCTCCCCGCGCTCGCTTCCACTTTAACGCTATTGGCATACACCTTAGCGCGCTCTAAATACTTGCACTCAAACTCTTTAGCGTAGCACACGCCCTTATGGTTAGTGATACGCGCTTTATTGGCATAGACATAGCTTTCAGGGTGGATTTGCCCCTCTATAGTGATTTCTTTAGCCACTAAGATCACATTCTTGCCCACATTGCCCTTAATGTTAATCGCGCTCGCTTCTAAAATGAGGTTAGAATCAATCGCATCGCTCAATTCATCTTTAGCTTGAATCTCTAAAACCAACCCGCTCTCCACTCCCCCTAAAAGATTGGGCGTTTCAATGGATTTGATCCCGTTTTTAAAAATAAAATTTTGCTTAGAAACCAAACGCCCTTTTTCCATTTTAACCCTTTGTAAGGCTTTGGAGTAATACACTAAAGCGTTATTTTCTTCTCTTTCTTCAAAAGCGTTTTTGTCATGCCCTATAGGGGTGGGCGAATTGGCAACTTTAGATAATTCAATATAAAGACCCTTAAGGTTACGGCCATCTCTGCCTTGTTTGGGGTAATTCACGCAAGCGACTTTTTGATTTTCTTTAGCGATATAATCATTTTCTTTAACAAACGATTCTTCTTGATCGCTTAAGGGAATAATGTGCGTTGGAAGGTATTCTTCTTCTAATAAAAAATGGGATTGTTCTTCTATATTAGGGATAAAGGTTGAAGAAGCGTATAAAATAAAGCGCTTGTTTTGGGCTTCTTTTTTATATTTTCTTAACTCTGTTTTTAAATTTTCATACATTTGTGAAAGGTGGCGAAACACCACGCCTTGAAAGGCTAAACGCTCTTTAATATATCCAAACATTTCTTGGTAATGCTCTTCAGTGTCTAGGACAATAAAACACTCGTCTAAAACGATTTCTATTTTACTCCAATGTTCATCCACTCCCACCTCAAAAAAGCGCTTATAAGCGTTTGATTTGATTTTAATGTCGTGGGTTTGATAAAGGGTTAGCTCTTTTTTTTCATAGTATTCATCTTCTTCTAATTGTTGCAATTCCCCACCAAAAGCCTCACTAAAATCGTCTTTAGCGCTGTTTTTGATAAAAATAGAAGTTTTTAAAATCTCAAACCATAGATCTTCTGTTTGTAATTT from Helicobacter pylori includes these protein-coding regions:
- the ruvA gene encoding Holliday junction branch migration protein RuvA; protein product: MIVGLIGVVEKISALEAHIEVQGVVYGVQVSMRTAALLQAGQKARLKILQVIKEDAHLLYGFLEESEKILFERLLKINGVGGRIALAILSSFSPNEFENIIATKEVKRLQQVPGIGKKLADKIMVDLIGFFIQDENRPARNEVFLALESLGFKSTEINQVLKTLKPNLSIEVAIKEALQQLRS
- a CDS encoding FapA family protein yields the protein MSLERFAPIKVERCKDIQKELKKAAAENKLQTEDLWFEILKTSIFIKNSAKDDFSEAFGGELQQLEEDEYYEKKELTLYQTHDIKIKSNAYKRFFEVGVDEHWSKIEIVLDECFIVLDTEEHYQEMFGYIKERLAFQGVVFRHLSQMYENLKTELRKYKKEAQNKRFILYASSTFIPNIEEQSHFLLEEEYLPTHIIPLSDQEESFVKENDYIAKENQKVACVNYPKQGRDGRNLKGLYIELSKVANSPTPIGHDKNAFEEREENNALVYYSKALQRVKMEKGRLVSKQNFIFKNGIKSIETPNLLGGVESGLVLEIQAKDELSDAIDSNLILEASAINIKGNVGKNVILVAKEITIEGQIHPESYVYANKARITNHKGVCYAKEFECKYLERAKVYANSVKVEASAGSVVYAKEIALEKLKSDNKLYFSKQCWIDEVDGNGNRFIFYAFGGRENQEELKIAKQKLNALGLKSKKIIAQHQSLNHLVKNHQAIMEKLKNATEEIKRSLIQQESVKDAYSEFMFALKRLKILKAQMLELQKINNECYAKLISIENSFQHASITTKNPFKQENIVIYHRNYPKVSNSTAMLSHNESVDVIYEDHKIKKIPKSAIKG